The following coding sequences lie in one Arachis hypogaea cultivar Tifrunner chromosome 4, arahy.Tifrunner.gnm2.J5K5, whole genome shotgun sequence genomic window:
- the LOC112796054 gene encoding ras-related protein RABB1c encodes MSYAYLFKYIIIGDTGVGKSCLLLQFTDKRFQPVHDLTIGVEFGARMITIDNKPIKLQIWDTAGQESFRSITRSYYRGAAGALLVYDITRRETFNHLASWLEDARQHANANMTIMLIGNKCDLAHRRAVSTEEGEQFAKEHGLIFMEASAKTAQNVEEAFIKTAATIYKKIQDGVFDVSNESYGIKVGYGGIPGPSGNRDGPSAAGGACCS; translated from the exons ATGTCTTACGCATATCTCTTCAAGTACATCATCATCGGTGATACCG GAGTTGGGAAGTCATGTCTTCTACTTCAATTCACTGACAAGCGCTTTCAACCTGTCCATGACTTGACTATTGGTGTTGAATTCGGGGCCAGGATGATCACAATTGATAACAAGCCGATCAAGTTGCAAATATGGGATACG GCTGGTCAAGAATCCTTCAGATCTATTACAAGGTCTTACTACAGAGGGGCTGCAGGTGCACTACTTGTCTATGATATAACCAG GAGGGAGACATTTAATCACTTGGCTAGCTGGTTGGAAGATGCAAGGCAGCATGCAAATGCAAATATGACAATTATGCTAATCGGCAACAAGTGTGATCTTGCACACAGACGGGCTGTAAGCACAGAGGAAGGCGAGCAGTTTGCAAAGGAGCATGGGTTGATATTCATGGAGGCCTCAGCAAAAACTGCTCAGAATGTTGAAGAG GCATTCATAAAAACGGCTGCAACCATATACAAGAAGATTCAGGATGGGGTTTTCGATGTTTCGAATGAG TCATACGGAATAAAAGTTGGATATGGTGGAATTCCTGGACCATCTGGCAACAGGGATGGCCCTTCTGCTGCAGGTGGAGCCTGCTGCAGTTGA